The proteins below come from a single Edaphobacter acidisoli genomic window:
- a CDS encoding heavy metal translocating P-type ATPase produces MSTLPGTTETPATTSVAALERVTIPVTGMTCAACQSFIQSTLAAQSGVEQAAVNLMMNSATITFDPRLTSPSALVEQIRGTGYGAELPNPHQSVLEEQEIADQRQQREYKHLRLKAAISLIAGAIAMLFSMPLMSMSSASDMEHIHDPLMHWSMRVVDPALQTATPWLYAVPSSIIRWSLFVLATFIVFWAGRHFYVKAWSALLHKTSDMNTLIALGTGAAYLYSAAATIAPSFFLAHGVAPDVYFEAAILIIALILVGNTLESRATGNTSAALRKLVQLQPKSARVLVNSVETDLPIEAIQRGDLVLVRPGERIPTDGEIVFGRSSVDESMLTGESLPVEKSISDRIIGGTINQRGSLQYRATSLGADSTLAQIVRLLREAQGTRAPIQRIADRISAIFVPSVLAIALATFFLWRIFAPHAGAMQAFAAAITVLVIACPCAMGLAVPTAVMVATGRGASLGLLIKGGEALQRLEKIDTVVLDKTGTITTGHPQVTQVIPTSTHTENELLRIAAALERASEHPLAEAVLRGAKQRSLTVPQAETFESHSGLGVAGIVEGAATLIGNQAFLRSYSIATEPLQAAADHLAEQSQTPLWVAIDGELAGIIAVADTVKSTSRAAIRQLHSEKLRVVMLTGDNERTARAIARQTGIDEVIAGVLPSGKADAIKRLQAVHRIVAMVGDGVNDAPALAQADVGITMATGSDIAMEAGDVTLMRSDLTGVAQAIVLSRSTMRIMRQNLFWAFLYNIIGIPLAAGALYPHFGLLLSPIIASAAMALSSVSVVTNSLRLYRFKFS; encoded by the coding sequence GTGTCCACTCTCCCAGGCACCACCGAGACCCCGGCAACAACTTCAGTCGCAGCGCTTGAACGGGTCACGATTCCAGTTACAGGAATGACCTGCGCGGCCTGCCAATCCTTCATCCAGAGCACACTCGCGGCACAATCCGGAGTCGAACAGGCCGCGGTCAATCTGATGATGAACAGCGCCACCATTACTTTTGACCCGCGTTTGACATCGCCTTCCGCACTTGTCGAACAGATTCGCGGCACAGGTTACGGCGCCGAACTTCCCAACCCACATCAGTCCGTACTCGAAGAGCAAGAGATCGCTGATCAGCGCCAACAGCGCGAATACAAGCACCTGCGCCTGAAGGCAGCTATCAGCCTCATCGCAGGCGCGATCGCCATGCTCTTCTCCATGCCGCTGATGAGCATGTCCAGCGCCAGCGACATGGAGCATATTCATGACCCGCTCATGCATTGGTCGATGCGCGTCGTCGATCCCGCATTGCAAACTGCAACTCCGTGGCTCTACGCCGTCCCCAGCAGCATCATCCGCTGGAGCCTCTTTGTTCTCGCTACTTTCATCGTCTTCTGGGCCGGCAGACACTTCTACGTCAAGGCGTGGTCTGCACTGTTGCACAAGACCTCAGACATGAACACGCTGATTGCCCTTGGCACAGGCGCGGCGTATCTCTACTCCGCCGCCGCGACCATCGCCCCAAGCTTCTTCCTAGCGCATGGCGTCGCGCCCGACGTCTACTTTGAAGCGGCCATCCTCATCATTGCGCTCATTCTTGTAGGCAATACGCTCGAAAGCCGCGCCACAGGCAACACCTCCGCCGCTCTGCGCAAGCTCGTTCAATTGCAGCCCAAGAGTGCGCGTGTATTGGTGAACAGCGTTGAGACGGATTTGCCCATTGAAGCAATCCAGCGCGGCGACCTGGTTCTCGTTCGCCCTGGCGAGCGCATCCCTACTGACGGCGAAATCGTCTTCGGCAGAAGCAGCGTGGACGAGTCGATGCTCACAGGCGAATCCCTGCCCGTCGAAAAATCCATCTCGGATCGCATCATCGGCGGCACCATCAACCAGCGCGGCTCGCTCCAATACCGTGCCACCAGTCTCGGCGCAGACTCAACACTCGCGCAGATCGTCCGCCTGCTCCGTGAAGCTCAGGGCACACGTGCACCTATCCAGCGCATCGCAGACCGCATCAGCGCCATCTTCGTCCCTTCGGTGCTTGCCATCGCACTTGCGACTTTCTTTCTCTGGCGCATCTTCGCACCACACGCAGGTGCGATGCAGGCCTTCGCCGCAGCAATTACAGTACTCGTCATTGCTTGCCCATGCGCGATGGGCCTTGCCGTGCCCACAGCAGTCATGGTCGCCACCGGCCGCGGTGCCTCGCTCGGCCTGCTCATCAAAGGCGGCGAAGCGCTTCAGCGTCTTGAGAAAATAGACACCGTGGTGCTCGACAAGACCGGAACCATCACCACCGGCCACCCACAAGTCACGCAGGTCATACCAACCAGTACACATACAGAAAATGAGCTGCTCCGCATCGCCGCTGCACTTGAACGCGCCAGCGAACACCCGCTCGCCGAAGCCGTCCTGCGGGGCGCAAAGCAGCGCAGCCTTACCGTCCCGCAAGCCGAAACATTTGAGTCACACAGCGGCCTCGGCGTCGCCGGTATCGTCGAAGGCGCAGCTACACTTATCGGCAACCAGGCATTTCTCCGCAGCTACAGCATCGCGACCGAGCCATTGCAAGCTGCCGCAGATCATCTCGCCGAGCAAAGCCAGACGCCGCTTTGGGTTGCGATCGACGGCGAACTCGCCGGCATCATCGCTGTCGCAGACACCGTAAAGTCAACCTCACGTGCAGCTATCCGCCAACTGCACAGCGAAAAACTCCGCGTCGTCATGCTCACTGGCGACAACGAGCGCACAGCCCGCGCCATCGCTCGCCAGACCGGCATCGACGAAGTCATCGCTGGCGTGCTGCCCTCTGGTAAAGCCGACGCGATCAAGCGTCTCCAAGCTGTACATCGCATCGTCGCTATGGTTGGCGACGGAGTCAACGATGCTCCCGCGCTCGCGCAGGCGGACGTTGGCATCACTATGGCCACCGGCTCCGACATTGCAATGGAGGCAGGTGACGTCACGCTCATGCGCAGCGACCTCACTGGCGTTGCACAGGCCATCGTGCTCTCGCGCAGCACCATGCGCATCATGCGCCAAAATCTCTTCTGGGCCTTTCTCTACAACATCATCGGAATCCCTCTCGCCGCAGGAGCGCTCTATCCACACTTTGGCCTGCTCCTCAGCCCAATCATCGCAAGCGC